From a region of the Zingiber officinale cultivar Zhangliang chromosome 4B, Zo_v1.1, whole genome shotgun sequence genome:
- the LOC121977298 gene encoding alpha-humulene 10-hydroxylase-like: protein MEAHLFSPSSFVTLSLFFLFILTLLQIKKQRKPAQKVLAPLPPGPPKLPLIGNIHHLAGANPHRTLRHLSRVHGPLLLLRLGQVDLVVASSVEAVEEIIKRHDLNFANRPSDLTFANILAYDGLSVAMAAYGGYWKQMRKIYAMELLNSRRVKSFATIREDAVRKLTAEIASAASFSQTPLNLSEMVMSMTNALVLRAAFGDKCQQKGKFLQLVKEGVGLVTSFAVADMFPSLKFLDTLTGLKFKLQRVRRQIDQVFDEIISQHQAERAGPSEEDLIIDVLLRLKDQDDQEFPITSTSIKAIVLEIFLGGTETSSTVIEWAMSELMKNPEVMEKAQKEIREAMQGKTKLEENDIAKFNYLKLVIKETLRLHPPGPLLLPRVCKEECEVVGYRVPTGARLLINAWALGRDERYWGGDAERFKPERFADGSVDFRGFNFEFVPFGAGRRICPGMTFGLSSVEVGLAHLLFYFDWKLPGGMKAEELDMMEISGASAPRKSPLFLLASPRIPLP, encoded by the exons ATGGAAGCCCATCTCTTTTCTCCCTCCTCCTTCgtcactctctccctcttcttcctcttcatcctaACATTACTGCAGATCAAGAAGCAAAGGAAGCCTGCACAAAAGGTACTGGCGCCTCTTCCGCCGGGCCCTCCTAAGCTTCCCCTCATCGGAAACATCCATCACCTTGCCGGTGCCAATCCCCACCGCACTCTCCGCCACCTCTCCCGAGTTCATGGCCCGCTCTTGCTTCTCCGGCTCGGTCAGGTCGACCTGGTCGTCGCCTCCTCCGTGGAAGCCGTGGAGGAGATAATCAAGCGTCACGACCTCAACTTCGCCAACCGGCCATCCGACTTGACCTTCGCCAACATATTGGCCTACGACGGCCTCAGCGTCGCCATGGCCGCCTACGGCGGCTACTGGAAGCAAATGAGGAAGATCTACGCCATGGAGCTGCTCAACTCTCGGCGCGTCAAGTCCTTCGCCACGATCCGCGAGGATGCGGTCCGTAAGCTCACCGCGGAAATCGCAAGCGCCGCATCGTTCAGCCAAACGCCTCTGAATCTTAGCGAGATGGTGATGTCCATGACGAACGCGCTGGTGTTGAGAGCAGCGTTCGGCGACAAGTGCCAGCAGAAGGGGAAGTTCCTGCAGCTGGTGAAGGAAGGGGTGGGTTTGGTCACCAGCTTCGCAGTGGCCGACATGTTCCCCTCGCTCAAGTTCTTGGACACCCTGACCGGCTTGAAATTTAAGCTACAGCGCGTTCGACGGCAGATCGACCAGGTGTTCGACGAGATCATCTCACAGCACCAGGCTGAGAGAGCCGGCCCTTCAGAGGAGGATCTAATCATCGATGTTCTTCTGAGGCTCAAGGACCAAGATGACCAAGAATTTCCAATAACATCCACCAGCATCAAGGCCATCGTATTG GAAATATTTCTCGGAGGAACAGAGACATCGTCGACGGTGATCGAGTGGGCTATGTCGGAGCTAATGAAGAACCCAGAGGTGATGGAGAAAGCTCAAAAGGAGATCAGGGAGGCCATGCAAGGGAAAACTAAGCTGGAAGAGAATGACATCGCCAAGTTCAACTACCTTAAATTAGTGATCAAGGAGACCCTCCGACTTCATCCTCCGGGTCCCCTGTTGCTGCCCAGAGTGTGCAAGGAGGAGTGCGAGGTCGTAGGTTACCGAGTGCCGACGGGGGCTCGCCTGCTCATCAACGCGTGGGCTTTGGGCAGGGACGAGCGCTACTGGGGCGGCGACGCCGAGAGGTTCAAGCCGGAGAGATTCGCCGACGGCTCGGTCGATTTTCGGGGATTCAACTTTGAGTTTGTGCCGTTCGGCGCGGGGCGAAGGATATGCCCCGGCATGACGTTTGGGCTGTCGTCCGTGGAAGTCGGGCTGGCTCACCTGCTCTTCTATTTCGACTGGAAGCTTCCGGGCGGAATGAAGGCCGAAGAGTTGGACATGATGGAGATTTCCGGTGCGAGTGCTCCGAGGAAGTCGCCCCTGTTCTTGCTTGCCAGCCCACGAATTCCTCTGCCGTAG
- the LOC121977297 gene encoding transcription factor HEC3-like yields MMMMSMGNQFPLDAASQFLQPSETEHRRAATESGREDDDDEDEEDVAEGEEELEEESLGAVKEMMYRMAAMQPVDIDPASIKKPRRRNVRISDDPQSVAARLRRERISERIRILQRLVPGGTKMDTASMLDEAIRYVKFLKRQVHQLQSFTHNNPPPFLVGGGGASSSSSSIALPPPPGLGGFAFHDPTH; encoded by the coding sequence ATGATGATGATGAGTATGGGGAATCAGTTCCCTCTCGATGCCGCCTCCCAATTCCTTCAGCCCTCCGAGACAGAGCACCGGCGGGCCGCCACGGAGTCCGGCCGGGAAGATGACGACGACGAGGATGAGGAAGATGTTGCTGAGGGggaggaggagttggaggaggagAGTTTGGGCGCGGTGAAGGAGATGATGTACCGGATGGCGGCGATGCAGCCGGTGGACATCGACCCGGCCAGCATCAAGAAGCCTCGCCGCCGCAACGTGCGCATCAGCGACGACCCGCAGAGCGTGGCGGCGCGACTGCGACGGGAGAGGATCAGCGAGCGGATCCGCATCCTGCAGCGCCTGGTCCCCGGAGGCACCAAGATGGACACCGCCTCCATGCTCGACGAGGCCATCCGCTACGTCAAGTTTCTCAAGAGACAGGTCCACCAGCTGCAGTCCTTCACTCATAACAACCCCCCTCCGTTCCTCGTCGGAGGCGGCGgcgcctcctcttcctcctcctccataGCTCTGCCTCCTCCTCCCGGGTTAGGCGGCTTTGCCTTCCATGATCCCACCCACTAA